Proteins encoded by one window of Haliotis asinina isolate JCU_RB_2024 chromosome 6, JCU_Hal_asi_v2, whole genome shotgun sequence:
- the LOC137287189 gene encoding phytanoyl-CoA hydroxylase-interacting protein-like isoform X1, which yields MYAGKLRLSKHEQNINMAEGPSTVSDHLKALHTKAKQHCSGQYSNPVKFLYRNKSKAYFSTLEKSIMKPQLKDGGGDPRCPINGKLEGVFFGVTLWNGDLPDKSPYGDTRVAVPLERLFDDSTRLYFADFYCMDGQRDNHYVILVLTKKDTKADLFCKDRLILLDERKNEFLGKEGSTYKTLRQNKVWVEVFYTNEVDISGLERTKTGVIGKGSSTGGIRKTPGCKICNVDLDTDVPDLQKVMSNMKLDH from the exons ATGTATGCAGGGAAGTTGAGGTTGTCAAAACATGAACAGAACATCAACATGGCAGAAGGACCAAGCACTGTTTCAG ATCATCTTAAGGCACTCCATACAAAGGCTAAACAACACTGTTCCGGACAGTATTCTAATCCAGTCAAATTTCTCTACCGCAATAAATCCAAGGCCTATTTCTCCACACTTGAAAAGAGCATCATGAAGCCACAACTGAAGGACGGCGGCGGGGATCCAAGATGTCCCATAAACGGGAAACTTGAAGGTGTGTTCTTCGGGGTGACCCTTTGGAACGGTGATCTACCAGACAAATCACCATACGGAGACACCAGAGTAGCGGTGCCCCTTGAGAGACTCTTTGATGACTCTACCAGGCTGTACTTCGCCGACTTCTACTGCATGGATGGTCAAAGGGATAACCATTACGTCATACTGGTTCTTACAAAGAAGGACACAAAAGCTGACCTCTTTTGTAAGGATCGACTCATACTTTTGGATGAACGAAAGAACGAGTTTCTGGGGAAGGAAGGAAGCACCTACAAAACTCTCCGGCAGAATAAAGTATGGGTGGAAGTCTTCTATACTAATGAAGTGGACATATCGGGTCTGGAGCGGACTAAAACTGGTGTGATCGGGAAAGGAAGCAGCACAGGAGGCATACGGAAAACACCTGGTTGTAAAATATGCAATGTAGATCTAGACACTGATGTCCCTGACCTTCAGAAAGTAATGTCAAATATGAAATTAGACCATTAG
- the LOC137287189 gene encoding phytanoyl-CoA hydroxylase-interacting protein-like isoform X3: protein MIHSTDHLKALHTKAKQHCSGQYSNPVKFLYRNKSKAYFSTLEKSIMKPQLKDGGGDPRCPINGKLEGVFFGVTLWNGDLPDKSPYGDTRVAVPLERLFDDSTRLYFADFYCMDGQRDNHYVILVLTKKDTKADLFCKDRLILLDERKNEFLGKEGSTYKTLRQNKVWVEVFYTNEVDISGLERTKTGVIGKGSSTGGIRKTPGCKICNVDLDTDVPDLQKVMSNMKLDH, encoded by the exons ATGATACACAGTACAG ATCATCTTAAGGCACTCCATACAAAGGCTAAACAACACTGTTCCGGACAGTATTCTAATCCAGTCAAATTTCTCTACCGCAATAAATCCAAGGCCTATTTCTCCACACTTGAAAAGAGCATCATGAAGCCACAACTGAAGGACGGCGGCGGGGATCCAAGATGTCCCATAAACGGGAAACTTGAAGGTGTGTTCTTCGGGGTGACCCTTTGGAACGGTGATCTACCAGACAAATCACCATACGGAGACACCAGAGTAGCGGTGCCCCTTGAGAGACTCTTTGATGACTCTACCAGGCTGTACTTCGCCGACTTCTACTGCATGGATGGTCAAAGGGATAACCATTACGTCATACTGGTTCTTACAAAGAAGGACACAAAAGCTGACCTCTTTTGTAAGGATCGACTCATACTTTTGGATGAACGAAAGAACGAGTTTCTGGGGAAGGAAGGAAGCACCTACAAAACTCTCCGGCAGAATAAAGTATGGGTGGAAGTCTTCTATACTAATGAAGTGGACATATCGGGTCTGGAGCGGACTAAAACTGGTGTGATCGGGAAAGGAAGCAGCACAGGAGGCATACGGAAAACACCTGGTTGTAAAATATGCAATGTAGATCTAGACACTGATGTCCCTGACCTTCAGAAAGTAATGTCAAATATGAAATTAGACCATTAG